The Halobacterium litoreum genome includes a region encoding these proteins:
- a CDS encoding globin-coupled sensor protein, which translates to MAADDAPQVDEEVRRGVDGNRLADRIGLDAEEIAWRKEFTGLDAGDADALADESALFDSVADDLVADFYDHLQGHERTLDIFGRSTKTVDQLKRTQTEYLRDLGRGEYDREYVEQRARIGKIHDVLDLGPEVYLGAYTKYYEGLLDAVAEDVTEDRGAEAEAAVSELAERFLPMLKLLTFDQQVAMDTYIDSYAQRLQAEVDRRQELAGAVAEDVEEPLSSLVETSEDVAAQTDEMQSLTDAQVDRMSDVAREISSVSASVEEVAATADDVRETSEDAEEMARRGESAADDALEVMDDIDDATDGVTDDVERLQERAADVEDVTGVIDDIAEQTNLLALNASIEAARAGEAGDGFAVVAEEVKALAEESREQSTRVEEMVERMQADTEETVEQLDEMNARIAEGVERVEEAMETLRDITDAVEAAATGVQEVSAATDEQATSTEEVAEMVDDVDRRTGEIADALDDVAEATERQRRTVEEVRENVERLT; encoded by the coding sequence ATGGCAGCAGACGACGCCCCGCAGGTGGACGAGGAGGTCCGCCGCGGGGTCGACGGGAACCGACTCGCAGACCGCATCGGACTGGACGCCGAGGAGATAGCGTGGCGCAAGGAGTTCACCGGCCTCGACGCCGGCGACGCGGACGCCCTCGCCGACGAATCCGCCCTCTTCGACTCGGTCGCCGACGACCTCGTGGCGGACTTCTACGACCACCTGCAGGGCCACGAGCGCACACTCGACATCTTCGGGCGGTCGACGAAGACCGTCGACCAGCTCAAGCGCACGCAGACCGAGTACCTACGGGACCTCGGGCGCGGCGAGTACGACCGCGAGTACGTCGAGCAGCGCGCCCGAATCGGGAAGATTCACGACGTGCTCGACCTCGGGCCGGAGGTCTACCTCGGGGCGTACACGAAGTACTACGAGGGGCTGCTGGACGCGGTCGCCGAGGACGTGACCGAGGACCGCGGTGCGGAGGCCGAGGCCGCCGTCTCGGAACTCGCCGAGCGGTTCCTGCCGATGTTGAAACTGCTGACGTTCGACCAGCAGGTGGCGATGGACACGTACATCGACTCGTACGCCCAGCGCCTCCAAGCGGAAGTCGACCGCCGCCAGGAGTTGGCGGGCGCGGTCGCAGAGGACGTCGAGGAACCGCTGTCGTCGCTGGTCGAGACGAGCGAGGACGTCGCCGCGCAGACCGACGAGATGCAGTCGCTGACCGACGCGCAGGTCGACCGGATGAGCGACGTGGCCCGCGAGATTTCGAGCGTGTCCGCGAGCGTCGAGGAGGTCGCGGCGACGGCCGACGACGTTCGCGAGACCAGCGAGGACGCCGAGGAGATGGCGCGACGCGGCGAGTCCGCGGCGGACGACGCGCTCGAAGTGATGGACGACATCGACGACGCGACCGACGGCGTCACCGACGACGTAGAGCGCCTCCAGGAGCGCGCGGCGGACGTGGAGGACGTGACCGGCGTCATCGACGACATCGCCGAGCAGACGAACCTGCTCGCGCTGAACGCCTCAATCGAAGCGGCGAGAGCGGGCGAGGCCGGTGACGGGTTCGCCGTCGTCGCCGAGGAGGTGAAGGCGCTCGCGGAGGAGTCCCGCGAGCAGTCCACGCGCGTCGAGGAGATGGTCGAACGCATGCAGGCCGACACCGAGGAGACCGTCGAGCAACTGGACGAGATGAACGCGCGCATCGCGGAGGGCGTCGAGCGCGTGGAGGAAGCGATGGAGACGCTGCGCGATATTACGGACGCGGTCGAGGCGGCCGCGACGGGCGTCCAGGAGGTGTCGGCGGCGACCGACGAGCAGGCGACGAGCACCGAGGAGGTCGCGGAGATGGTCGACGACGTGGACCGGCGCACGGGCGAAATCGCCGACGCGCTGGACGACGTGGCCGAAGCGACGGAGCGCCAGCGCCGGACCGTCGAGGAAGTGCGGGAGAACGTCGAGCGCTTGACTTAG
- a CDS encoding MBL fold metallo-hydrolase: MRLTFLGTGSAMPTGERMQTGLLVEKPGSRLLVDCGSGVLHTLARTDVGYEGVDTVLLTHHHVDHVSDLLPLLKARWLAGEESLTVVGPPGTKDLLDGLLDVHDYLRGRVDLAVREVEPGAFSVAGFDVDAIETRHSMAGHAYRFDDELAFSGDTEAFDGMAEFAEGCSALVHDCSFPDEVDVANHPTPTQLGESLSGSGIPDLYLTHLYPHTDGEHDAMTESIAAHYDGDVHFARDGLSVDV, encoded by the coding sequence ATGCGACTCACGTTCCTCGGCACCGGCTCGGCGATGCCAACCGGCGAACGCATGCAGACGGGACTGCTCGTCGAGAAGCCCGGGAGCCGCCTGCTCGTCGACTGCGGGAGCGGCGTCCTGCACACGCTCGCGCGCACCGACGTGGGCTACGAGGGCGTCGACACCGTGTTGCTCACGCACCACCACGTCGACCACGTCAGCGACCTCCTCCCGCTGTTGAAGGCGCGCTGGCTCGCCGGCGAGGAGTCCCTGACCGTCGTCGGACCGCCCGGTACGAAGGACCTACTGGACGGCCTGCTGGACGTCCACGACTACCTCCGGGGGCGCGTCGACCTCGCCGTCCGCGAGGTCGAACCCGGCGCGTTCTCCGTCGCGGGGTTCGACGTGGACGCAATCGAGACCCGGCACTCGATGGCGGGCCACGCCTACCGGTTCGACGACGAACTCGCGTTCAGCGGCGACACCGAGGCCTTCGACGGGATGGCCGAATTCGCCGAGGGCTGTTCGGCACTCGTCCACGACTGCTCGTTCCCCGACGAGGTCGACGTGGCGAACCACCCGACGCCCACCCAACTGGGCGAATCGCTGTCCGGCTCCGGAATTCCCGACCTCTACCTGACGCACCTCTACCCGCACACCGACGGCGAACACGACGCCATGACGGAATCAATCGCGGCCCACTACGACGGCGACGTCCACTTCGCCCGCGACGGCCTCTCGGTCGACGTCTAA
- a CDS encoding mRNA surveillance protein pelota — protein MQLKERRGVEGGGERITLVPESLDDLWHLAYVLEPGDLVAGDTHRRIQRNDDQMRDTGGEREHMFVTIDVEDVEFHKFSNRLRVSGTIADCSREDQLGLHHTLNVEEREEIEIEKVWKPDQIERLNEAVEATDQPEVAIATVEEGEAYIHVVAQYGIDEYGSFTGTTGKGEYSRSREELFDELGSALGHLDADAIILAGPGFTKQDALDYIEEEYPDLVSKITVVDTSAAGGRGVHEVLKRGAVEDVQEETRIAEESELIDELTEQMATDGKAAYGIEEVEKAVEFGAVEDLLILDERLRVERAGEGDWDVDVNDLVTKVERQGGSVTVFSHEFAPGEQLRNLGGIGAVLRYRLD, from the coding sequence ATGCAACTGAAGGAGCGCCGCGGCGTCGAGGGCGGCGGCGAGCGCATCACGCTCGTCCCGGAGAGCCTCGACGACCTCTGGCACCTCGCGTACGTCCTCGAACCCGGCGACCTCGTGGCGGGGGACACCCACCGCCGCATCCAGCGCAACGACGACCAGATGCGGGATACGGGCGGGGAGCGCGAGCACATGTTCGTCACCATCGACGTGGAGGACGTGGAGTTCCACAAGTTCTCGAATCGCCTCCGCGTCTCCGGCACCATCGCGGACTGCTCGCGGGAGGACCAACTCGGCCTCCACCACACGCTGAACGTCGAGGAGCGCGAGGAGATAGAGATAGAGAAGGTCTGGAAGCCCGACCAGATAGAGCGCCTGAACGAGGCCGTCGAGGCGACCGACCAGCCGGAGGTCGCCATCGCCACCGTCGAGGAGGGCGAGGCGTACATCCACGTCGTCGCGCAGTACGGCATCGACGAGTACGGGTCGTTCACGGGGACGACCGGGAAAGGCGAGTACTCCCGGTCCCGCGAGGAGCTGTTCGACGAACTCGGGAGCGCGCTCGGGCACCTCGACGCGGACGCAATCATCCTCGCTGGCCCCGGATTCACGAAGCAGGACGCCCTCGACTACATCGAGGAGGAGTACCCCGATTTGGTGTCGAAGATTACCGTCGTGGACACGAGCGCGGCGGGCGGCCGGGGCGTCCACGAGGTGCTCAAGCGCGGCGCCGTCGAGGACGTCCAAGAGGAGACGCGCATCGCCGAGGAGTCCGAACTCATCGACGAACTCACCGAGCAGATGGCGACCGACGGGAAGGCCGCCTACGGTATCGAGGAAGTCGAGAAGGCAGTGGAGTTCGGCGCCGTCGAGGACCTCCTGATTCTGGACGAGCGCCTGCGCGTGGAGCGCGCCGGCGAGGGCGACTGGGACGTGGACGTCAACGACCTCGTGACGAAGGTGGAACGACAGGGCGGGAGCGTGACGGTGTTCAGCCACGAGTTCGCGCCCGGCGAGCAGTTACGGAACCTCGGCGGCATCGGCGCCGTCCTGCGATACCGCCTCGACTGA